AGGTGGAATCATCGGTCACAAACCTTTTTCTTTTGCCCGGAGACTCTTTCAGTTTCATGCAGATCCACTGCATGGCTCTGGCGGAGATTTTGGTTCCGAAGTTTCTATCGAACGGTGACGGCGCTCCACCCTGCTGCATGTGGCCCAGCACGTTCTTCCTGCCCTCCTCGGAGTACAGCTGGTAGATGAAGTCCGTGGTGTAGTTCTCACTGCAGCTCTCGTTCCTGAGCACGAGTCCCCTCTGAATGGTGGTCTTCATCTTCTCCGTCAGGTGCTCCACGTTGGACTGCAGATCTCGGATGTCAAACAGCTCCTCAAAGATGTAGGCGGCATCGGCTCCCGCGGCGAGCGCCCCCATGTTGGCCAGGTAGCCGCAGTAGCCCCCCATGGTCTCAATGATGAACACCAGGAGAGACTGCCAaaccatagtttggctattgtggacattgctgctataaacattgggatacaGGTGCCTctcagatcactatgtttgtatctttggggtaaatacctagaagtacaattgctgggtcatagggtaaccctatttttttttgactttttgaggaaactccatactgtatTCCAGAGTGTCTGTAcagctttcattcccaccagcagtgtaagagggttccccttttccacttcctctccaacatttgttgtttcctgacttgttaattttagccattctgattggtctGAGGAGGtgtgtcattgtggttttgagttgtatttccctgatgattagtgatattgaggattttttcatgtgtctattggccatttgcatgtcttctttggagaaatgtctgttcatgtctcctgcccatttcttcactggattTTTGGGGTTTTGGGTATcgggtttaataagttcttttttttcccttaaaaaattttttttaaatttttaaaaatttttttttaaatttatttatgatagtcacacacagagagagagagagagagagagagagagagagagagaggcagagacataggcagagggagaagcaggctccatgcaccgggagcccgatgtgggatttgatcccggggtctccaggatcgcgccctgggccaaaggcaggcgccaaaccgctgcaccacccagggatccctttttttgcatttttaaaatttatttttttgtttttgctttcattgaagttcgatttgccaacatatagtgtaacacccagaagttctttatagaactttatagattttggatactagccctttatctgataagacacttgcaaatatcttctctcattctgtgggttgtttttttttttttttcctgtgggttgtcttttagttttgttgactatttcctttgctgtgcaaaacgtttttatcttgatgaagtctcaatagttcatttttgcctttgtatcccttgcctttggagacatgtctagcaagaagttgctgtggccaaggtcaaagaagttgctgcctgtgttctcctctaggattttgatggattcctgtctccacctttaggtctttcatccattttgagtttatgtttgtgtatgctGTAGGGAAATGatctagtttcactcttctgaatgtggctgtccaattttcccaacaccatttgttgaagagactgtctttttttccattggatattctttcctgcattctcaaagattagttgaccatattgttaaggatccatttctgggttatcTATTCTATTCCATGGACCTATacgtctgtttttgtgccactgaGTACCCACCTAATGAGATTTCCCACTTCAAACACCTGAGAAAACTCATTGTGTAGGAGCCCTGGAAAACCTTCTGAAAGTGTTCACCAAGCAAATGGCATTATTCCAAAGAGGGCTTGCATAACACtgtgaaaattcaaaacaaagagGCCAACTTGTCCCACCTTAACTCTTAGTGACAGATCACCTTTGATAGAAATTggtacatctttttaaatttttccatgaACCCAGCATAACCACCATGCAAGGGAAGATTTCTTGACCATGCACTTGGAAAAGCCAGTGTTTTGTCCTCTCTTATCAGGTTAGAAATCCTTCAGTTTTGCCTCCAAACTATAAAGTCAAGACATTATAATGCTGCATCACAAATCCAGAGGGGTTTATTCACCCATGCAAATATTTTCATGGTGATTAGTGTAGCTATAGATAGAAAAATCCATgctaggggatgcctgggtggctcagtggttgagcgtctgcctttggctcagggcatgatgctggggtccagggatcaagtcctgcattgggctcctgtggggagcctgcttctccctctgcctaggtctctgcctctgtgtgtgtgtgtgtgtgtgtgtgtgtgtgtgtgtctcatgaataagtaaataaaatattttaaaaagaaaaatccatgctATGTGACTAATAGTCTTTCTTCCTCATGTTCACCCTGACACTTTCTGTAGATTCTCAAACTAACCTGGTTAGAAGTCCACAATCCACCCTACTAGTTAACCCCAGAATACTGTCACATGCCCTTTCAGTGAGCTTGTCAGGAACTTAAGCCAACTTATCTGCCTCTAAGATACTTGGGATATTAACTAAGGACATAGCCTTCCATAGAACTTttcaggaaaagacaaaagaactgTTTCTGCACTGAGATTTTAACTATACCACATGTTGGTGTACCAGAGCCCATATTTCAATAAGACAGCATGGTAGTCATAAGTGTTGTTCACCAGTAATTTCTGGCTTTCCTCCTCCAAGTACATGGTAGAATTGCACTTCCCTCACCCCTTTGAAGTTAGGCATGGCTATATGATTTACAGGCCCAATGAAAAATGAGTAGAATTGACATAGGTCACTTCTGGGTGGAAACTTTAAGGATCAGAGAGTAATTcagctcttcctctcttttgATGCAACAATCATGGAAATGATTTGAGATGGAAGCTCTCTCTGTCAGCTTGGGTCTCTGATGACTATGATGAGTAGAGCCCTCAAGCGACCTGCAATGGACATGTAgcataagcaagaaataaacctttattctTTTAAGCACTAATTTCAGGGTTTGTCACTACAGCATAACCTTAACCTATCATGACTAATACAGACAAGTATTTTCTCTCTCAGAGATGATAGGTTCAGGAATTTAAGGATACAGATAAATACCTTAggatttcgggatccctgggtggcacagcggtttggcgcctgcctttggcccagggcacgatcctggagacccaggatcgaatcccacatcgggctcccggtgcatggagcctgcttctccctctgcctatgtctctgcctctctgtctctctctctgtgactatcgtaaaataaaaaataaaaattaaaaattaaaaaaaaaaaaaaaccttaggaTTTCAGCTTCTCTGGTTCCATTTCTCAATAAGACCTCAGGTCTTTGGGCAAAGGACAAGGATGGAAAAATATGACTTTGGCAGAATTACTTAGCCTCAACATAGTGACTATAAGTAACCACTTCCTGTTTTGAATAACCTCAGCTTATTGGGACAACCCAAAGGGTTATTCACAAAGTTGGACCTATGAGATGTTTGTGAATACAGGAAGGTGGTGAGTGGAAATAGACTTCCAGTTATCTTTGAGGGCCTTATCTCTCTAAACCAGCCTGAATCACCCTTGGATCATGTGGCCTGCAGCCAATAATGGTGGTCCTTACCACTCTagctcttattttctctttcagcttTCCCCAATTTTCTATTCTGACTTTGTCTTCCATTTCAAGTCTTATTCTTCTACTTTGGACTTGACTTCCCTAAGGTTTTTGACCCTTGGTATTTACTCATTGGCTCTTGCCACTCCTGGACACCACAAAATAACAGCAGCCACAGAATCTTCCATTACTAAGCAACTATTATGTTCCAGACACTGTATAAGTGCTACCTCATTTAATTGAATTCTCAAAACAGCTCCTCCCAAAAGTAGGTATTCCCAGACTATCCATTCTACAAATCAGAAAAAATGAGCCTCAGAGAGAATAAATCAGCTAATGAATGATAATCCCAGAATTCCAATTAATTGTATCTACCAAATCTACCAAATCTACCTAATCTACCTAATTGTATACCATGACCTAAGTCATGGTTTACCAACTTTACAACCATTCAGCTCTGGCCCTTTGAACTTAAACTATAGCAGCTATCCAACCACTGCCTAGCTTTCCAAAGGGGCACATGCCAGCTCTCACAAAAGAATCAGACACTACAGACACGTAGGACACTTTAAATAATCAATGTTGCCCTTATCAATAACTTCTGGACTGACTTTCCCAGCCCTTCCAGGACCAAGGGGCAATAGCAAAGCTGGATCATATTACCATTTATTCTCCAAACCTTACCACCAAAGTCCCCTGATCTGGGAAAGTCCAAGGCATCTCTGAGGCATCACCTTTGAGCCCAACCAAAATTATATGCCTGAAAGGCTGAAAATCCTATTCATGGGCTTGGGCTTATCGAGCAGCTTCCCAAGCCATCTAGGAAATATTTAAGGACTTGGTGAAATTGAAATTGAGGCTCACAACTCACCAATCTGTTTTTCCAGGCTGTTTCTGTGATCTATGCCATCTGAGATAGGCTTCCCAGTAGGGACAGGGAACAATCCTATCACAAGAGGCCTCTGAATGCTGGTATAGGGTACTTcccttgttcttgttcttctagGAAGATGATTACAGATAAGATAAACTCTACAGGATGAGAACAGAAGCTGCTCAACAGCAAAGCTGCTTCAGATGCCTATATGCCTTACCTCAAGGGGACTCTGGACAATCCCTGATCACAAGGTTAAAACATCACATTCTGAAGCAGCTTCCCCTCAGCCCACACCACTGTAGTTGATCCCCTTCCTTAGAGATTTAAGTCGCAGATCACCACCTCATTGTGACTTACTCCTTCCTGAGATGCTGTGGCCCCAAAGACACAAGAGAAGCTATGTGACAAGATAAAGGTTCATTAGTAGATATACGTAAACCATCAGAATAAGGTCCATGGCTTCCCAGAATATCTTTCAAATACTAGAAAAATGGGAGGTGAAAGGGGCCACTCCACCAGAAGACCATAGCCTATCCTATCAGGGGAAGAGTTCAGACATCTCAACCATTATACAGCTCTAGTTGTGCCTCCACAGACTTCTGGGGGCTAAATATCAGCCTTGAGACTTACATGACATTGGCATTCATGGGAGTTTACAAATCCAGGAGGCTATTGGGGCTATCAAAGTTCCATTGAGATCATTGCAACCCTTTCTGATAGGAGATGCTTAACCCATGATTTATGTTAAGCCTTGTCTCCCTCCCAGAGCCATATGGCCTTACGGTGGTGGTAGGTGCTGTTACCATGGTGGTATATTTTCCCTTGCTCCAAATTTCCATCTATCCCAGCCACTGCTGCTTTGTTAAGCAGGAAGTTGAATTTTGTCTCACAAATTTGTAGGTTTGACAATTTTCAAAGCCCTCTCTGTCCACATTAGGTTATTTATCACCTACCACTCACAACCAGAGTATATGCTGAGTGCAACAGCAGAATCATAGAAGGGTACCTTCCAGTGTAGACATTACAACTACTATTGGAAGCTCCACCTGCCTCCTAACCATAAATCCAATATCTAAGAACTCTTTGTCTCTCTTCACTCAGAGCATCTGGCCTTCTAATTATGGGCTTCACTCTCTCCTTCCTGAAACCACAGACTACCATCACAGCTACAAACCACCCAGGAAAATCTAACAGAAATTCTGTATGATACAGCAAGAAACTATATTAGGCACCAAACATTAGCCAAGGCTCGGCTTGAGGAGGCAGAAGATATCCATTCAAAagactaaagattaaaaaaaagactaaagatgAGGTCCTCTGTGGCGCTGAATCAGATATGACTTTGTGTAAAGCATCCATTGTGCGAGTCCCTCTGTACCTACTACATTTTTGGAGATGGttcttttaaagatgtatgtGGAGTAAGGCTGTGGTAGTCTAAAATGGGGGCCAAAGAAAACCTTCCCAACTCTCTGAAAGGCTCCATGCTTCTGTGGAGGCCCTGAGAGAGGTTTTGACCATTCTTAAGAAACCCCAACAAAGAAGGGCCAGTTTGATTAGAAAGCAGTAGCTATAAATTTCTAAGTGTGATATGCAATCCTCATGGTTGCACAGGTTTAATATTCTAGAAATTAGGCGTTACGATGAttggcattttcttatttttcttcctccatcctgAAAGTCTTTCTCTTGATTGGTCTAGAAATGGTGATCTAAAGACCATGCAGACCATTCAGAATTGGAATCTATCCATGAGAATAATTGCTTAGAATACTCATGGAAGGAAGGTCAGGGAGAGTGTTAAGATTATCATGAAGGTGGTCCATCACATTTGGTTTAGGAGGAAATTGGATATATATTCTACTTAGTGATGGAAGGTTTAATCCATTCATatttaatgttataatttttttataaatttattttttattggtgttcaatttgccaacatatagaataacacatATAGAATAAtaagctcatcccatcaagtgccccccaatATAATAGGATTCATGTCtatcattttgctatttgttttctctgtcttacatctttttttgttcctctgttcttttattacttccttctgttgtattaaatacatattttctagtCTACCATTTAAGTtcctttgttgttattgttttattaaatttttgagtctttttttaatgatcactCTGGAGGTTACAAAATGCATCTTAACTTAAAACAATCTAGTTCAGATTAATACTAACTTAATTCCAGCAGTATATAGAAACTGTACattccaagggcacctgggtggctcagtcaattaagcagctGACTAgatttcggctcatgtcatgatttcaggtcctgggattgagccccgtgtcagtttctatgctcagcatggagtctgcttcaagattctctctctccctctggccttccccccattctctttgtctctctctctctctctctctctcaaataaataaaccttttaaaaaaccaaactgtATATTACAGTATAGCTTTCTTCTAATCCCTCTTTTGTGCCattattgtcattcttttttgaaagattttgttaatttatttgagagagagaacatcagctgggaggaggggcagagggagaaggagaagcaggctcctcactgaacagAGAGCTGGACTTGGAGCTGAGGGTGGatacagggcttaatctcaggaacctgagatcatgacctgagccaaaggcagacacttaaccaactaagccacccaagcacccttgtCATTACTTTTTTATACACTATAATTTCATTGACacaattttgttattattgttttatgcaTTCACCttttaaattaggaaaagaaaaaaataaaatcatatattttatactgACTTTATATTTATCTATGCAACTGCCTTCACCattgctctttatttcttcatatagacCCCAGTTACCATCTAGTGTCTTTTCTTTTCGGTTTGAAGGAATAATTCCTTTTGGTATTTCTTGTAGTGCATGGCTACTGGTGACAGATTATTTCAGTATTTGCTTATCTGGGAAtaggtttctcttttatttttgaaagatactaCTACTGAATATAGAATTATTGAttcacaatttttcctttttctttttttacttcttttatttaaattcaattagatAACATATAgagtgttattagtttcagatatagagttcagtaatccatcaattgcatataacacccagtgttcattatattatgtgccctccttaatgcacattacccagttactccattgcccctcccctccagtgactctgtttcccatagttaagagtctctaatggtttgtctccctctctgatttcatcttattttatatttccctacCTTCTCctctgatcctctgttttgtttcttaaattccacatatgagcaaaaccatatgataattgtctttctctgattgacttattttgctcagagTAAcattctctagttccatccatcttgatgtaaatggtaagaattcatctttttggtggctgagtaatattccattatatatatttctttcaacCCTTTAAATATGCTATCACACTGTCTTCtggttttctttgcttctgaTGAAAAGTCAGGGATCATATgtatgtc
The window above is part of the Vulpes lagopus strain Blue_001 chromosome X, ASM1834538v1, whole genome shotgun sequence genome. Proteins encoded here:
- the LOC121482536 gene encoding ATP-dependent 6-phosphofructokinase, platelet type-like is translated as MGGYCGYLANMGALAAGADAAYIFEELFDIRDLQSNVEHLTEKMKTTIQRGLVLRNESCSENYTTDFIYQLYSEEGRKNVLGHMQQGGAPSPFDRNFGTKISARAMQWICMKLKESPGKRKRFVTDDSTCVLGISKRNLFFQPVTELKKETDFEHRIPKEQCWLKLRPLMKILAKYEASYEVSDSGQLEHVHHRGHEEPAAI